A genomic window from Litoreibacter janthinus includes:
- a CDS encoding type VI secretion system Vgr family protein, translating into MNIQLLQADRAGILHTDLGKDELVLMRFRGAEHVNSLFEFEVDALSLNDNADFNALVGTHASLEFDVQGTGNKRFFDGIVTQARWLGPAEGGFRYRMSLRSWFSLLDQRRDQRIFHKMTVVQILEEVFAPYLGLGDPAVKFDVVQSYRELEYTVQYRESDMDFAMRQMERFGISYHFEHKRGSHCLVLTDAVDSHAKIEGGTRDFWQVDGQNRPPGEHFWQWEPERNMTVGAIRLTDYNFKKPRAAMEADQLGDAQYAQGQMESYDYPGDYLEQGIGKGVAALRVIQERGHDIRHRAVGDCISLGAGMRLGLTGDPLSAVSDKDFICLSATHNYTSNAFATGDTGNDNYSYTGDYTLMPETAPLAPERKTHIPVVEGPQTAAVVGDGEIDCDEYGRILVHFHWDLLKRHSMRCRVSQNWAHKGWGGMVIPRIGMEVVVEFLEGDPDKPLVTGCVYNGQNDPPYTLPAYKARSTFKTDTHRGTGYNELRFEDESDEEEVYLQAEKYLNAYIKDNETWLTQGSRHRRVDGSQSQSVGGDKDMEVQGDHREHIKGSQHMQLDGSRVDAIKICDYLKVTGDRVIEVERNADTYVDKDMRTETGGKQYNKVGTTQFVDAGTDIVLTAGSTISFNVGGNFVKIDGSGVTINGTLTRINSGGSAKKGKKIDRMKPLKPKKYAGPHATRYARSFKK; encoded by the coding sequence ATGAATATTCAACTGCTTCAGGCAGACCGTGCGGGCATTTTGCATACTGACCTTGGCAAGGACGAACTTGTCTTGATGCGCTTTCGGGGCGCAGAACATGTCAATTCACTGTTCGAATTCGAGGTCGATGCACTTTCGCTGAACGACAACGCTGATTTCAACGCTTTGGTGGGGACCCATGCGAGCTTGGAATTCGACGTGCAAGGCACAGGCAATAAACGCTTTTTCGATGGCATCGTCACTCAGGCGCGTTGGCTTGGGCCTGCTGAAGGCGGGTTTCGCTATCGTATGTCGCTGCGCTCGTGGTTCTCGCTTCTAGATCAGCGTCGGGACCAGCGGATTTTCCACAAGATGACCGTGGTGCAAATTCTGGAGGAGGTGTTTGCACCTTATCTTGGGCTTGGTGATCCGGCGGTGAAGTTTGACGTGGTTCAGAGCTACCGTGAGCTGGAATACACGGTTCAATACCGCGAAAGCGATATGGATTTTGCGATGCGCCAGATGGAGCGGTTCGGCATTTCCTATCATTTCGAACACAAACGAGGTTCGCATTGTCTGGTGCTGACCGATGCCGTCGACAGCCACGCCAAAATTGAAGGCGGGACGCGGGATTTCTGGCAGGTTGACGGTCAAAACCGCCCACCGGGAGAGCATTTCTGGCAATGGGAGCCGGAGCGCAACATGACTGTCGGGGCCATCCGGCTCACCGACTACAACTTCAAGAAGCCGCGCGCCGCGATGGAAGCGGACCAATTGGGCGACGCACAATATGCGCAAGGGCAGATGGAAAGTTACGACTATCCCGGCGACTACCTTGAGCAGGGGATAGGAAAAGGCGTTGCCGCGCTGCGGGTCATTCAGGAACGCGGTCACGATATACGTCACCGCGCTGTGGGCGACTGCATTTCGCTTGGGGCTGGCATGCGGCTTGGGCTGACGGGTGATCCGCTTTCGGCGGTGTCCGACAAGGACTTCATCTGCCTGAGTGCGACGCATAATTACACGTCGAACGCGTTCGCAACCGGCGACACAGGAAACGACAATTATTCCTACACTGGCGACTACACGCTGATGCCTGAAACCGCGCCGCTTGCGCCGGAACGCAAAACGCACATACCCGTCGTTGAAGGCCCGCAAACCGCGGCTGTCGTGGGCGACGGGGAGATCGATTGCGATGAGTATGGCCGTATCTTGGTGCATTTCCATTGGGACTTGCTCAAGCGCCATTCCATGCGCTGCCGAGTGTCGCAAAACTGGGCCCATAAAGGGTGGGGCGGCATGGTCATCCCGCGCATCGGGATGGAGGTTGTCGTCGAATTCTTGGAGGGCGATCCAGACAAGCCCTTGGTGACTGGATGCGTCTATAACGGCCAGAACGATCCGCCCTATACGTTGCCTGCCTATAAGGCGCGCTCGACCTTCAAGACCGACACCCACAGGGGCACGGGCTATAACGAGTTGCGGTTTGAGGACGAGAGCGACGAGGAAGAGGTTTATCTTCAGGCCGAGAAATACCTGAACGCCTATATCAAAGATAACGAGACATGGCTGACGCAAGGCTCGCGCCACCGCCGTGTTGATGGCTCACAGTCACAATCAGTCGGGGGCGACAAGGACATGGAGGTTCAAGGCGACCACCGAGAGCACATCAAGGGCAGCCAACACATGCAACTTGATGGCAGCCGCGTGGATGCAATCAAGATTTGCGACTATCTCAAAGTGACCGGCGACCGCGTGATTGAAGTTGAACGCAACGCCGACACCTATGTCGATAAGGACATGCGCACCGAAACTGGCGGCAAGCAGTACAACAAGGTGGGGACCACCCAGTTTGTCGACGCAGGCACGGATATTGTGCTGACTGCCGGTTCGACCATTTCATTCAATGTCGGTGGCAATTTCGTCAAGATCGACGGCTCCGGGGTGACGATCAATGGCACGCTCACGCGGATCAACTCTGGCGGTTCTGCAAAGAAGGGTAAGAAGATCGACCGAATGAAACCGTTGAAGCCGAAAAAATATGCTGGGCCACATGCGACGCGCTACGCGCGGTCGTTCAAGAAGTAA
- a CDS encoding SPOR domain-containing protein: MTRAWRIALLLGATAALAACEDSQGFDFLKKKDTSEAALAEAPAAEGVETIEREVEAPDVFQASEDGLWDGRPSLGGVWVAYPGVKDPERVVIRNLSNNKTVIGALFRRERDNPGPKLQLSSDAAQTLGMIAGQPTKMSVVALRTESVPVAKPTISKPDGTESLPAPDAIEAQPLDPISKAKAALDKSAKPSASAPAAAPAPKPTQVAAAPARKSSSLSKPFIQIGIFSVKANADNTATSLRGIGILPSVKEGSSQGKKFWRVIVGPSGSSSERATLLKKVKDLGFNDAYFVTN; the protein is encoded by the coding sequence ATGACACGAGCATGGCGGATTGCGCTTCTATTGGGAGCGACTGCGGCACTGGCCGCGTGCGAGGATAGTCAAGGCTTTGACTTTCTGAAGAAAAAAGACACCAGCGAGGCAGCGCTCGCAGAAGCGCCAGCCGCTGAGGGCGTCGAGACGATCGAGCGAGAGGTGGAAGCCCCCGACGTATTCCAAGCGAGTGAAGACGGGCTTTGGGACGGACGGCCGTCACTTGGCGGCGTCTGGGTCGCCTATCCCGGAGTAAAAGACCCGGAACGGGTTGTGATCCGCAACTTGTCGAACAACAAGACGGTGATCGGAGCCCTCTTCCGCCGTGAACGCGATAATCCCGGACCAAAATTGCAGCTATCCTCTGATGCCGCCCAAACCTTGGGCATGATCGCAGGCCAGCCGACCAAGATGAGCGTCGTGGCCTTGCGGACTGAAAGCGTTCCGGTGGCGAAGCCTACAATCTCGAAACCAGACGGCACCGAAAGCCTGCCCGCCCCTGACGCCATCGAAGCGCAACCGCTTGACCCGATCAGCAAAGCCAAAGCTGCGCTCGACAAATCCGCGAAACCATCAGCCTCTGCCCCCGCGGCAGCCCCGGCGCCGAAGCCAACTCAGGTTGCCGCAGCGCCTGCGCGCAAGTCATCGAGCCTGTCCAAACCGTTCATTCAGATTGGCATCTTCTCGGTCAAGGCAAATGCCGACAACACCGCGACCTCGCTGCGCGGTATCGGGATTTTGCCGTCGGTAAAAGAAGGCTCAAGCCAGGGCAAGAAATTCTGGCGGGTCATCGTTGGCCCATCGGGCTCGTCTTCCGAACGCGCCACACTACTTAAAAAGGTCAAAGATCTGGGCTTCAACGACGCCTATTTCGTGACCAACTAG
- a CDS encoding MFS transporter, with protein MHERRIPEWLRHAPAPSVRGFALLAGAEAMARGILISVFPLAMYQALQDAAVVSKAYFGIGICSLIAGLMVPFVSRFFPRRWVYILGASFFVTGALLAIKGSPEATVLGLLLTTISTVITFVCFNAYVLDYIARIELGRCETSRMFYSALGWTIGPALGVILMSWWRPAPFIVAAVASSLMLGLFLFMRLGNGKLITKSRKPPTNPLAFLPRFWSQPRLVAGWLFAVIRSCGWWVYVVYLPIFAIENGLGDQTSGIALSISNGALFLTPLMLRWMQRRSIKRAVRTGFFVASTLFVLSALFSGLPWVSLLCLMFGSFFLILLDVSAGLPFLLAVKPSERTEMSAVYASYRDVSGIITPGVAWLILLVTPVAGLFAAGGAGLLGAWVLSGRLNPRLGQNRAGAPDIQSPKAGRA; from the coding sequence ATGCATGAGCGGCGCATACCTGAATGGCTTCGTCATGCCCCTGCGCCTAGTGTGCGGGGGTTTGCACTGCTTGCGGGGGCCGAAGCCATGGCGCGGGGCATCCTGATCTCTGTCTTCCCCTTAGCGATGTATCAGGCCTTGCAAGATGCGGCAGTGGTTTCAAAAGCCTATTTCGGCATTGGCATTTGTTCCCTGATCGCAGGGCTTATGGTGCCATTTGTGTCGCGGTTTTTCCCCCGCCGTTGGGTCTACATCCTCGGAGCCAGCTTTTTCGTAACAGGAGCATTGTTGGCCATCAAAGGCTCGCCCGAGGCGACCGTTTTGGGCTTACTTTTGACCACGATCTCTACGGTCATCACCTTCGTGTGCTTCAATGCCTATGTGCTGGATTACATCGCTCGGATCGAGCTTGGCAGGTGCGAGACATCGCGGATGTTTTACAGCGCATTGGGGTGGACGATTGGTCCAGCGCTTGGCGTTATCTTGATGAGCTGGTGGAGACCGGCCCCCTTTATTGTCGCTGCAGTCGCGTCATCGCTGATGCTTGGATTGTTCCTGTTTATGCGACTTGGGAATGGAAAACTCATCACAAAAAGCCGCAAACCTCCGACCAATCCGCTGGCGTTTTTGCCCAGATTCTGGTCGCAGCCGAGATTGGTTGCAGGCTGGTTGTTTGCCGTTATCCGATCATGTGGGTGGTGGGTCTACGTTGTGTATCTACCGATCTTTGCAATTGAGAACGGGTTGGGCGATCAGACGAGCGGCATTGCACTTTCAATCTCAAACGGTGCGCTTTTCTTGACACCTCTTATGCTGAGATGGATGCAACGGCGGTCGATAAAACGCGCCGTTCGCACAGGGTTCTTCGTCGCGTCTACTTTGTTTGTCCTCAGCGCCTTGTTTTCGGGGCTGCCTTGGGTGTCATTGCTCTGCCTTATGTTCGGGTCATTCTTTCTGATATTGCTCGATGTTTCGGCTGGCCTTCCATTTCTTCTAGCTGTCAAACCGTCGGAAAGGACCGAGATGTCCGCCGTCTATGCCAGCTACCGCGATGTGTCGGGCATCATAACACCTGGGGTTGCATGGCTGATCTTACTGGTCACCCCCGTTGCCGGCCTCTTTGCGGCCGGAGGGGCAGGCCTGTTAGGTGCTTGGGTACTATCTGGTCGACTGAACCCAAGGCTTGGGCAAAATCGAGCTGGCGCGCCTGATATCCAGAGTCCAAAAGCCGGCAGAGCGTAG